A window of Gossypium raimondii isolate GPD5lz chromosome 7, ASM2569854v1, whole genome shotgun sequence genomic DNA:
tttttatgaaacatCATatacctattttatttttattgtttgaatttttaatatatattttatttgtaattttcaaatgttAGCGTCATTGTAGCACTATTAGCGTCACATGTTAAATGTTGAATTCCTTCATCtcaaatatttagattttatttaggTAGATTTTGTAGTAAgtacatgtattttaatttagatattttcaatatttgtaattcagatttttaaaattttagtccaaattaaataacaactatttaattcattgagttatgttatttttagaatttgatgtGTTTGCACATGTGTCATGTAGAACATTATCTCCACatgttaataaaaaatagttaatagatttaacaattattgtttgcattaagattaaaatttgaaagacaAAAATATAACGACTAAAAATGATCCAGTTAGAGAACATGGACTAAATCTCTAACTTTACACATAATACTAGAGTTTAACCAAacaaacttaataattattattcggttaaaactaaatattcaagaaatgaaaactacaggaattaattttttaaattaaatataaatattaaatctaaaacTTATACAAAATACATTATCCAATACAAAATTTTGAccttttatttaagaaaaatcaaatataaatactaattcttttaaaaagaaattatataggCATAAACAACCTCTTTCTTTATGGTgcataaaaattagaaatgtcGCCATCAAACTATTATATATCCGGCGCTAAACACCACTCATCCAATTTCAGAAGGACACTACATCacgagaaaattaattttggtatgttatcaattattcattcatccacaaatatttaatatatttgtctTCACCTACATTACCTTTTTTTCATCAAATTCAGTTTCAAAATTTAACCATCTctattcttaataaaatatttgatatatttgacaGCATATCATTTTCGtaaactattaattaattaaaattatctgctgttaaataaaataattaatacattttaaaacctttaaaatttttaatatataattttctatgCTATTATAAAGCTTTTGATTAAACCAATGTCACTCGACTTTCACATTAATTCAAATAACGTCAATACTTTTAACTTCCAAAGCTAATCTTTCTAGTACATTTTTTGGATATATTCTTCACTATGACACTCACGAGTGTCTCATTTACTCTTCAAAAGTATATTTCGATTTAACATTCGTGTGAATCTTGCTCACTAACAGTCATCTAATTTTAACTATTGCGTCCCATATGAAGTTATTAATAGCATATTCAATTATCACTCTACCTAAGCCTATAGTGACAGATCACTTGGCCACTTATCCTTAACCCACTAATAAGGACTCGACACGTGATCTCTCAAGACTACAACTAACTCCGACAAAAAATAGAAACTCCTTGCTTTTCTCCTCCAAACCTTCTCTTTTGCTTCTAATCTTACCACTTCCAAACATCATCTATGATGGCTCTATGACTTGTATCCAACTAGATAAAACCGATTATCTCCACTGTCCGCTCCGCCTTATTAGATCCAaccataaacaaataataaaataattatataaacaaaaatttaagcgTAATAagcttattaaataaaaacaaaaacatcatttactataatattaaaaaaactatccgcaaagattttttttttcattctttttatgtttaataaataagtaGGACAttcatttaaagaaaaagaaaaagatcattttattttatttttcctctcaattcattattttttaagatgTAGAATACTCGGCGAAGCGTTTGAGACAGTAGTCAAAtaattgatttgaatgattaGGTGGAAATACTCGGCGAAGCGTATAAGAGACTCCAAGGTGTACGCTAACTAAAATGTCCAcgtgatttaatttatttaccatTAATACCGACAAAACCTTATCATCTGCTGCCGTGGACGTAGCAGCGGAAGCAGCAACATTACTATTGTAATAAATATCAGTCTGTGCCGTGGAGAAAAGTGAGAAACATTTTTTGCTAAACAAGAAAAGGAAAGTTGCCATAAAAATGGACAAGGCACTGTTACAGGGAGATGATCGGAAAACATGGGGGACGACGGTGTTCGTGAAGGAGCTGAAGAAGGTGAGTTACATGGCGGCACCGATGGTGGCTGTATCGGTATCACAGTATCTATTACAGGTGATATCGTTGATGATAGTTGGTCATGTTGGTGAGCTTGCTCTTTCTGGGGTTGCTATTGCCACTTCTTTCACCAATGTCACTGGCTTCAGTTTACTTGTAATAAtccttcttcttttctccttttcttgcttttcttttttgttctacttcagtttttttatatatatatttttgaaactgtttttAAACCATAAACTAAACGAAGGATTTGAGACAAAGtaagaaaatttatattgaaagGCTGAGGTGAGGTTAAAAgagcttgaattaaattataaattttatgaaggATCAAATATGTAATTTATCCGTCTCGTTTGGCTTGGGAAAGTACTACACTGACAAAGTATAcgttaaaatataataaattttctgaATGAGGAAATGAGTTGGTAATATGATAGATTTAGTTTGGACTGGATTTAGTTTAGGGTTAAcatcaaatatttgaaaataaaataaaaattttgactaTCATATTATAGATGACGAGTCATGTATACTTTATTCTAACatacataaattaatatttattgtattaattttatatgttgaaataaaatgaaaattttaattgaagagttaatttatttttaatttaatgtataaaattaattaatttatttttaaaataaattaatttaaaattttaatacaataaccttgatttatttttaccattaaaagGTAAAGTTAAAggtttagttaaaaaaaaatctcttcaaGTATTAGAAAAGATGCTTTCTTCGTAAATTGAGCTCTAAATTTTCATATTGGCCTttaaaggtttttcttttttctgaaattttatttagattactattttatcttattttactCAAAAGTTATATGTCTAATAAGAATGGGTGATGTGTACTATTGTTTTTAGTAAAAtggaacaaaattaataatttaaatgtcattttaataaaaatatttttaaggaaCTATTTAAAAGTGCTATAGTTTATGGGCTAGTTTATGAATAAAGCCTAAAAAAAGGACATATAATAGCATTTTAATTCCACAAGTTACAAAGGCCAAAGTGACTTAATTTAGCTTAGTTCAAGTTTTCAAATCACTAGCACgggatttttattatttttactttcatgATCGGATCCAATTGAATCtggtttttatttaagtgaattagataaaatattttcaattctgTTCATAATTTTCAAGGTCTCAATGTAAATCGATGGCTAACACTATATAATTTTCGTTGGAAACAGTTTGGAATGGCTGGTGCATTGGAAACACTAGGTGGTCAGGCTTATGGAGCCGGACAATATCAAAAGCTTGGAACCTACACTTACTGTTCAATCTTATCTCTCATTACAATTTGCCTCCCAGTTTCCctcttttggatttttatggACGAATTCTTAATATTTATGGGTCAAGACCCTCAAATTTCACATGTAGCCAGCATTTACTCCATTTGGCTCATCCCTGCATTATTTGCCGATGCTATTCTTCAATCACTGGTTCGTTATTTCCAGTCCCAAAGCCAAATTCTCCCATTATTTTTAAGTTCATGTGCCACCATATGCTTCCATGTACCACTTTGCTGGGTTCTAGTACATAAAACCAATCTGGGTTACGTAGGTGCTGCATTAGCAATCACACTTGCCTTGTGGTTTAATGTCATTGTGCTCGGGTTTTACATGAGATGGTCCGCTAGTTGTGAGTCGACTCGGACTGTTATTGTGGGGGATGTTTTCGCGAGTATCAAAGAGTTCTTAGGCTTTGCACTCCCTTCTGCTGTAATGTGTTGGTATGTATATTTCagctttctttctttgtttactAATCAATTTTTGAACGTACAtatatgtttcatttttattatgatGATCAGTCTTGAATGGTGGTCATTCGAGCTTCTCGTACTTCTATCCGGCCTTTTACCGGATTCGGAACTCGAAACATCGGTTCTTTCTATATGGTATGTAACCAAATTTATTCGAAACCTcggtttttttcatttttttcaataagATTTTTACTGATTTCTTCTCATTATGTGCCGAGTAAAGCCTTTCAACAACATCATTACACTACTTCGTACCGTATGGAGTTGGTGCTGCTGCAAGGTTAGACGAATATCTATTATATCCGGTAAAAGTACATGGAA
This region includes:
- the LOC105788884 gene encoding protein DETOXIFICATION 8; the encoded protein is MDKALLQGDDRKTWGTTVFVKELKKVSYMAAPMVAVSVSQYLLQVISLMIVGHVGELALSGVAIATSFTNVTGFSLLFGMAGALETLGGQAYGAGQYQKLGTYTYCSILSLITICLPVSLFWIFMDEFLIFMGQDPQISHVASIYSIWLIPALFADAILQSLVRYFQSQSQILPLFLSSCATICFHVPLCWVLVHKTNLGYVGAALAITLALWFNVIVLGFYMRWSASCESTRTVIVGDVFASIKEFLGFALPSAVMCCLEWWSFELLVLLSGLLPDSELETSVLSICLSTTSLHYFVPYGVGAAASTRVSNELGAMNPHSARVAVNVVMILGIFEAMTVSITLFSCRYAFGYLYSNEQEVIDYVGEMIPLISLSVIIDSLLAVISGVARGTGWQHIGAYVNLGAYYLVGIPVAALLCFSLHLRGKGLWIGILTGSSLQLVLLALVTGFTNWQKQASKAQERIFEEKFSNGLLA